Proteins from a genomic interval of Toxotes jaculatrix isolate fToxJac2 chromosome 5, fToxJac2.pri, whole genome shotgun sequence:
- the c5h11orf49 gene encoding UPF0705 protein C11orf49 homolog codes for MNRFNSTVSADEYLADSNVLFYLSDAVTQLLEHREEYTQFGVIRYFAEYFSSVKNSNHVLFREYNYIRATPHNRASFIRVFWRCYRQIGKSGDLLSMLEYRSLLQLLCPDFPVEMVQSAARIVLMDDAIDCLMSFSDFLYAFQLQFYYQEFLDSVLLIYQDLLAGKSPNTVIVPTSTSIEQLPSVTAEENDKERHQQDGVEPSTLAQCIDALCDRFKHSHPSRSCMREILEETDKVCYYSFLMNLAKHETINQTIGVLPSRAELLVDPEMDQELDKIIAQISVSPGSNSSGSAVGGLKELQRKASPRRNIHHRRKMEVESDGSTEETDSSEN; via the exons ATGAACCGCTTTAATTCCACCGTCTCCGCTGACGAATACCTCG CGGACAGTAACGTGTTGTTCTATCTGAGCGACGCAGTGACCCAGCTGCTGGAACACAGAGAGGAGTACACCCAGTTTGGGGTGATCCGCTACTTTGCTGAATA tttcagCAGTGTGAAGAACAGTAACCACGTCCTCTTCAGAGAGTACAACTACATCAGGGCCACTCCTCATAACAGAGCCTCCTTCATCAGAGTCTTCTGGAGATGCTACAGACAGATTGGAAAGAGTGGAG ACTTACTGTCCATGCTCGAGTACAGGTCTCTGCTGCAGTTATTGTGTCCAGACTTCCCAGTAGAGATGGTACAGAGCGCAGCCAG AATCGTTCTGATGGACGACGCCATAGATTGTTTGATGTCTTTCTCTGACTTCCTTTATGCCTTTCAGCTGCAGTTCTACTACCAAG AGTTCCTGGACAGCGTGCTGCTGATCTACCAGGATCTGTTAGCAGGGAAGAGTCCTAACACTGTTATCGTCCCCACCTCCACGTCCATCGAGCAGCTCCCCTCTGTGACTGCAGAGGAGAATGACAAGGAGCGGCATCAGCAGGACGGGGTGGAGCCGTCCACTCTGGCTCAGTGTATAGACGCCCTCTGTGACAGGTTCAAacacag tcatcCTTCCAGGTCCTGTATGAGGGAGATACTGGAGGAAACCGACAAAGTCTGTTACTACAGCTTCCTAATGAATCTGGCTAAACATGAGACCATCAACCAAACTATTG GAGTGTTAcccagcagagcagagctaCTGGTCGACCCAGAGATGGACCAGGAACTGGACAAAAt AATCGCCCAGATCTCAGTGAGTCCTGGCAGCAACAGCAGTGGCAGCGCGGTGGGGgggctgaaggagctgcagaggaaggcCTCCCCCAGGAGGAACATCCACCacaggaggaagatggaggtgGAAAGCGACGGCTCCACGGAAGAAACCGACTCCTCTGaaaactga